A genomic window from Periweissella cryptocerci includes:
- the purD gene encoding phosphoribosylamine--glycine ligase, producing the protein MAQVLVIGTGAREHAFAQKLIASPQVDKVFVAPGNPGITGEGIETVAIAVDDLAGLVTFAQQQAFELTVVGMENPLIDGIVDEFRQVGLPIFGPSGAAAVLEGSKSFTKDLLQKYAIPTAKYQVVNDFVSAQTYIATQTYPLVFKADGLALGKGVTIIESAGAAQQYLTQVYAQAPDTKLVIEEYLVGQEFSLFSLVGENQVIHTPIAQDHKRLLNGDLGPNTGGMGAYSPVPQFSQAMVDAAIQTIVEPTLAAMKAEGRPFTGILYTGIMQTVTGPKTIEFNVRFGDPEAQVVLPQLESDLYEVLLGLVTGKPVSAKWQTAQTYLGVVLASSNYPVSATKGQIVPTNVPKPLEINYASVAQSTNGLVTAGGRVATVIAHASDIEEAQHLVYDYLEQLDTPLQYRRDIGAKALVN; encoded by the coding sequence ATGGCGCAAGTTTTAGTGATTGGAACAGGGGCGCGTGAACATGCTTTTGCCCAAAAGTTAATTGCTAGTCCCCAAGTTGATAAAGTTTTTGTCGCCCCGGGGAATCCAGGTATTACTGGTGAAGGCATTGAAACAGTCGCCATTGCAGTTGATGATTTGGCGGGCTTAGTTACTTTTGCTCAGCAACAAGCGTTTGAATTAACGGTTGTTGGGATGGAAAATCCTTTGATTGATGGAATTGTTGATGAATTTCGGCAAGTTGGATTACCAATTTTTGGGCCAAGTGGAGCAGCGGCGGTGCTTGAAGGCTCAAAATCATTTACAAAAGACTTATTACAAAAATATGCAATTCCAACTGCCAAATATCAAGTCGTCAATGATTTTGTGAGTGCGCAAACATACATTGCGACCCAAACTTACCCCTTAGTATTCAAAGCCGATGGTTTGGCGCTTGGTAAAGGTGTCACGATTATTGAGAGCGCGGGAGCTGCGCAACAGTATCTAACGCAAGTGTACGCGCAGGCGCCCGATACAAAATTGGTGATTGAAGAGTATTTGGTTGGACAAGAATTTTCATTGTTTAGCCTCGTAGGTGAAAATCAAGTGATTCATACGCCGATTGCACAAGATCACAAACGGTTATTGAATGGTGATTTAGGACCAAATACAGGTGGAATGGGCGCATATAGTCCTGTGCCACAGTTTAGTCAAGCTATGGTTGATGCGGCAATTCAAACGATTGTTGAACCAACTTTAGCAGCGATGAAGGCAGAAGGTCGACCATTTACTGGTATTTTGTATACCGGCATAATGCAAACCGTAACTGGCCCTAAAACGATTGAATTTAATGTGCGTTTTGGTGACCCGGAAGCGCAAGTTGTTTTGCCGCAATTAGAAAGTGATTTATATGAAGTGTTGCTAGGGTTAGTTACGGGGAAACCAGTTTCGGCTAAGTGGCAAACAGCACAAACATACCTTGGCGTTGTGTTGGCATCGAGCAATTATCCAGTCAGCGCCACGAAAGGCCAAATCGTACCAACCAACGTGCCCAAGCCATTAGAAATTAATTATGCTAGTGTCGCACAGTCAACTAATGGCTTAGTGACGGCAGGTGGACGCGTCGCAACTGTAATTGCGCACGCGTCAGATATTGAGGAAGCGCAGCATTTAGTTTATGATTACTTAGAGCAACTCGACACACCCTTGCAATATCGTCGTGATATTGGTGCAAAGGCGCTTGTCAATTAG
- the purH gene encoding bifunctional phosphoribosylaminoimidazolecarboxamide formyltransferase/IMP cyclohydrolase codes for MKRALLSVSDKTGLVELAQSLHELDYQLVSTGGTLKVLAAANLPVTPIDEITGFPEMLDGRVKTLHPNVHGGLLARRDLPEHMATIKEHGIEPIDVVVVNLYPFKETIAKPDVTFAQAIEQIDIGGPSMLRSAAKNHAAVLPIVDPADYPQAIELLKNDGLTPAVRRQFAAKVFQHTAAYDSLIANYLTTETYPENLTLSFTKYDALRYGENAHQSATAYVSDQPENYSILAAEVLHGKKLSYNNLRDADAALRVIADFNNKPTVVTLKHMNPAGIGQADTLFEAWDKAFKADDISIFGGVVVLNREVDLETAQAMHKIFLEIIIAPSYTEEAFTELAKKKNLRLLQLPINQPIAAKQDVVSVLGGILVQDRDLVTEDLADFKVVSEAQPTKVQLEALVFAQKAVKHVKSNAIIVAANGQTLGVGAGQPNRIDSVKIAIDHAQVKPAFGEAVLASDAFFPMNDSVEYAATHGITAIVEPGGSIKDQDSIDKANELGIALVFSNNRHFKH; via the coding sequence ATGAAGCGTGCATTGTTGAGTGTTTCTGATAAAACAGGTTTGGTTGAATTAGCGCAAAGTTTACATGAATTAGATTATCAATTGGTTTCAACGGGGGGCACGTTAAAAGTTTTGGCGGCCGCTAATTTACCAGTGACGCCGATTGATGAAATTACTGGTTTCCCTGAAATGCTGGATGGTCGGGTTAAAACTTTACATCCGAATGTCCATGGTGGCTTGTTAGCTCGTCGGGATTTGCCAGAGCACATGGCGACAATCAAAGAACATGGGATTGAACCAATTGACGTGGTAGTCGTTAATTTGTACCCATTCAAAGAAACTATTGCTAAACCTGATGTAACATTTGCCCAAGCAATCGAACAAATCGATATTGGTGGACCATCAATGTTACGTTCAGCTGCTAAAAATCACGCTGCTGTGCTCCCAATCGTTGATCCAGCAGATTATCCCCAAGCGATTGAATTACTAAAAAATGATGGTTTAACACCAGCTGTTCGGCGTCAATTTGCCGCAAAGGTGTTCCAACATACGGCCGCTTATGATAGTTTGATTGCCAACTATCTAACAACGGAAACATATCCTGAAAACTTAACTTTGAGTTTTACAAAATACGATGCCTTACGTTATGGTGAAAATGCCCACCAAAGTGCGACCGCCTACGTTAGTGATCAACCTGAAAACTATTCAATTTTAGCAGCCGAAGTATTGCACGGTAAGAAATTATCATACAATAACCTCCGCGATGCAGATGCAGCATTACGTGTAATTGCTGATTTTAATAACAAACCAACAGTGGTGACGTTAAAGCACATGAATCCGGCGGGAATTGGTCAAGCTGATACGCTATTTGAAGCTTGGGATAAAGCCTTTAAGGCTGACGATATTTCAATCTTTGGTGGTGTGGTTGTTTTAAATCGTGAAGTTGATCTAGAAACTGCCCAAGCAATGCACAAGATATTTTTAGAAATTATCATTGCGCCTAGTTACACTGAAGAAGCGTTTACGGAATTGGCTAAAAAGAAAAACTTGCGCTTATTGCAATTACCAATTAATCAACCAATCGCCGCTAAGCAAGATGTGGTCTCAGTTCTAGGTGGGATTTTAGTTCAAGACCGTGATTTAGTAACCGAAGACTTAGCTGATTTTAAAGTTGTTTCAGAAGCACAGCCAACCAAAGTTCAACTTGAAGCGCTAGTCTTTGCGCAAAAGGCTGTAAAACACGTTAAATCTAACGCAATCATTGTGGCTGCTAATGGCCAAACGTTAGGCGTGGGGGCTGGGCAACCTAACCGGATTGACTCAGTTAAAATTGCCATTGATCACGCCCAAGTTAAACCAGCATTTGGCGAAGCAGTTTTAGCATCAGATGCGTTCTTCCCAATGAACGACTCAGTTGAATATGCTGCAACGCATGGAATTACAGCGATTGTCGAACCAGGTGGCTCAATTAAGGATCAAGATTCAATTGATAAAGCCAATGAACTGGGTATTGCGTTGGTATTTTCAAATAATCGCCACTTTAAACACTAA
- the purN gene encoding phosphoribosylglycinamide formyltransferase: protein MNTKLAIFASGTGTNFVALADAITAQQLPAQIVLLVVDHPDIAVIERAKERNVPAFYLNYKSFPNKQAAELALVAKLQAASVDLILLAGYMRILTPTLLDIYPKRVINIHPALLPNFPGRHGILDAFNAGVTETGVTVHYVDAGIDTGEIIQQAVVPIEAGKGLAALETQIHAVEHELYPTVLAQLITTED, encoded by the coding sequence ATGAATACTAAACTGGCCATCTTTGCTTCTGGAACCGGGACTAATTTTGTCGCCTTAGCTGATGCGATTACGGCCCAACAATTGCCTGCTCAAATTGTGTTGTTAGTGGTTGATCACCCCGATATTGCGGTGATTGAACGCGCCAAAGAACGCAATGTGCCAGCCTTTTATCTTAATTATAAAAGTTTTCCAAACAAACAAGCGGCCGAATTGGCGTTGGTCGCAAAGCTACAAGCTGCTAGTGTTGATTTGATTTTATTAGCAGGTTATATGCGAATTTTAACGCCAACGCTATTGGATATTTATCCTAAGCGTGTGATTAATATTCACCCCGCCTTACTACCAAATTTTCCTGGGCGTCACGGAATTTTAGATGCATTCAATGCCGGTGTCACAGAAACGGGTGTCACAGTCCATTATGTCGATGCCGGCATTGATACCGGTGAAATTATCCAACAAGCGGTTGTGCCAATTGAAGCCGGAAAAGGATTGGCAGCCCTTGAAACTCAGATCCATGCAGTTGAACATGAACTTTATCCCACAGTCCTAGCACAGTTAATCACAACGGAGGATTAA
- the purM gene encoding phosphoribosylformylglycinamidine cyclo-ligase encodes MTDAYAAAGVDITAGNRAVELMKVDVEATHNDNVLSGLGGFGSLFRLPTGYEQPVLVAGSDGVGSKLLLAIEANQHHTVGQDLVAMVANDILAQGAKPLFMLDYLGIDKVRPEHVSEVVRGIAQACQATGMALIGGETAELPAMYAPKHYDLAGFAVGIADQAKLLNPANVQAGDVVLGIASNGLHSNGFSLVRQLLLTNQQRDFKDLPQAQQVALLKPTRLYVKNVLPVIEAGLVVGAAHITGGGLVENLPRTLPAHLQANLECSSWHIPKIFAELAQVGNVSDADMLRTFNLGIGFVLVVHPEDVAKVINKLQHSLEQVTRIGVIGEKTGTDAIVMEGKLNYEY; translated from the coding sequence ATGACAGATGCATATGCCGCCGCAGGGGTGGATATTACCGCAGGAAACCGCGCTGTTGAGCTGATGAAAGTCGATGTAGAAGCAACGCATAATGATAATGTTCTAAGCGGACTGGGTGGCTTTGGCAGTCTGTTTAGGTTACCAACCGGCTATGAACAACCAGTTTTAGTTGCGGGCAGTGATGGTGTCGGTTCTAAATTATTGCTAGCGATTGAAGCTAATCAACATCACACCGTTGGCCAAGATTTGGTGGCGATGGTTGCAAATGATATTTTAGCGCAAGGTGCCAAACCATTGTTCATGCTGGATTATCTAGGTATCGACAAAGTCCGGCCGGAACATGTTAGCGAAGTTGTCCGTGGAATTGCTCAGGCGTGTCAAGCGACTGGGATGGCATTAATTGGGGGCGAAACGGCTGAACTACCAGCAATGTATGCACCCAAGCATTATGATTTAGCCGGTTTTGCCGTCGGTATCGCCGATCAAGCAAAACTCTTGAATCCAGCCAATGTGCAAGCGGGGGATGTTGTATTGGGAATTGCCTCAAATGGGCTCCATTCAAATGGGTTTTCATTGGTCCGCCAATTGTTACTGACGAACCAGCAACGTGATTTCAAAGATTTACCACAAGCGCAACAAGTGGCCTTGCTGAAACCAACCCGGTTGTATGTTAAGAATGTCCTACCCGTAATTGAGGCGGGCTTAGTAGTTGGGGCAGCACATATTACGGGTGGCGGCCTCGTTGAAAATTTACCGCGAACATTGCCAGCACATTTACAAGCTAACCTAGAATGTTCCAGTTGGCACATTCCTAAGATATTTGCCGAACTAGCCCAAGTAGGAAACGTGAGTGATGCTGATATGTTACGTACCTTTAATTTAGGTATCGGGTTTGTCCTAGTCGTCCATCCTGAAGATGTGGCCAAAGTAATTAACAAGTTGCAACATTCATTGGAACAAGTGACACGAATTGGTGTGATTGGTGAAAAAACTGGAACAGATGCAATTGTGATGGAAGGAAAGTTGAATTATGAATACTAA